From Gemmatimonadales bacterium, one genomic window encodes:
- a CDS encoding TonB-dependent receptor — protein MSGLAQRAPRMALVAVVMATAAGALSAQVPADSGASGGSGRPGMVTVLSGAALRAAGIQTLADALREAPGLDVVASGAFDGGTVALGGLGGGPTGVLVRWNGIPLDIGASWADLANLTLDGVDRIEVRRGAAADLGGVGSATTVVDVSTFPSRSADRGAVEAAWGQDATVLGRGEGATGGPGWQVSAAASGLSSDGGVAARESLRGGAASTSLSVGEMRASYLKLGAYVSRTSYGFFGADIGLAPDPAALVTLDQAQRATTSTLSLEAGTTLGGRLALGVLVGRHDDGLRYHAVPTDTAFYPADWQSIRRAVAHRTHYAVSAGYRLAPWIVASVAVEQDESEATDADSTLVGGPLSWNERGVEDRTTGVVAGIAGDGEGEPWSFAAQVRRDVPKGGPRVTTWRALLARRIGGATWVHAGVRSGFRVRSDSEFIFMYPTATDERDRTLELGVRQTFARGRASVAATVIDQRFDDYIALAPIGVGTTGDLYAGVNIGSARSRGWEVSAELHPVRALSIAATWSHLPTKAVSLASPSPFIDLSFVAGEALLDRAADLVVASATLRARRGATVAVQLRSQGRRAARYLDSTAGSVYPDLVPAYAVLDLGGRVPLTPWMQVTLRAANLLDARYAERVGYPARGRSLSLGARLSAP, from the coding sequence GGCCACGGCCGCCGGCGCGCTGTCGGCGCAGGTGCCCGCCGACAGCGGCGCTTCCGGAGGCTCCGGCCGGCCGGGCATGGTCACGGTGCTGTCGGGTGCGGCGCTGCGCGCCGCGGGCATCCAGACGCTGGCCGACGCGCTTCGCGAAGCGCCGGGACTCGACGTGGTCGCGAGCGGCGCGTTCGACGGCGGCACGGTCGCGCTCGGCGGCCTCGGCGGCGGGCCGACGGGCGTGCTCGTCCGGTGGAACGGCATCCCGCTCGACATCGGCGCATCCTGGGCCGACCTGGCGAACCTCACCCTCGATGGCGTGGACCGGATCGAGGTGCGGCGCGGCGCGGCCGCCGACCTCGGCGGCGTCGGGTCGGCCACGACGGTCGTCGACGTGTCCACGTTCCCGTCGCGGTCCGCCGACCGGGGCGCGGTCGAGGCCGCGTGGGGCCAGGACGCCACCGTCCTCGGGCGGGGAGAGGGCGCGACGGGCGGCCCGGGGTGGCAGGTGTCCGCGGCGGCCTCCGGCCTCAGCAGTGACGGCGGCGTCGCGGCGAGGGAGTCGCTGAGGGGCGGCGCCGCGAGCACCAGCCTCAGCGTCGGCGAGATGCGCGCGTCGTACCTGAAGCTCGGCGCGTACGTCTCCAGGACGAGCTACGGCTTCTTCGGCGCCGACATCGGCCTCGCACCGGATCCGGCGGCGCTCGTGACCCTGGACCAGGCGCAGCGGGCGACCACGTCCACGCTCTCGCTGGAGGCCGGGACGACGCTCGGGGGCCGCCTCGCGCTCGGGGTGCTGGTCGGCCGGCACGACGACGGCCTGCGGTATCATGCTGTGCCCACCGACACGGCGTTCTATCCCGCGGACTGGCAGAGCATCCGGCGCGCCGTCGCCCACCGCACCCACTACGCCGTGAGCGCCGGGTACCGGCTGGCACCCTGGATCGTCGCGTCCGTCGCCGTGGAGCAGGACGAGTCGGAGGCGACCGACGCCGACTCGACCCTGGTCGGTGGGCCGTTGAGCTGGAACGAGCGGGGCGTGGAGGACCGGACAACCGGGGTCGTGGCCGGCATCGCCGGCGACGGAGAGGGAGAGCCCTGGTCGTTCGCCGCCCAGGTGCGCCGGGACGTTCCGAAAGGCGGACCGCGGGTGACCACCTGGCGCGCCTTGCTGGCACGCAGGATCGGCGGGGCGACCTGGGTCCACGCCGGCGTACGGTCCGGGTTCCGCGTGCGTTCCGACTCCGAGTTCATCTTCATGTACCCGACCGCGACCGACGAACGAGACCGCACCCTGGAGCTGGGCGTGCGGCAGACCTTCGCCCGCGGCCGGGCGAGCGTGGCGGCCACCGTCATCGACCAGCGGTTCGACGACTACATCGCGCTGGCTCCCATCGGCGTGGGCACGACCGGGGACCTCTACGCCGGCGTGAACATCGGCAGCGCGCGCTCGCGGGGCTGGGAGGTGTCGGCGGAGCTGCACCCGGTCCGCGCGCTCTCGATCGCGGCCACCTGGTCCCATCTGCCGACCAAGGCGGTCTCCCTCGCGAGCCCGTCCCCGTTCATCGACCTGTCGTTCGTGGCCGGCGAGGCCCTGCTCGACCGCGCCGCCGACCTCGTCGTCGCCTCCGCCACGCTGCGCGCGAGGCGCGGCGCCACGGTCGCCGTGCAGCTGCGCAGCCAGGGCCGCCGCGCGGCGCGGTATCTGGACTCGACCGCAGGCTCGGTCTACCCGGACCTGGTGCCGGCGTACGCCGTGCTCGACCTGGGCGGCCGCGTGCCGCTCACGCCCTGGATGCAGGTCACGCTGCGCGCGGCGAATCTGCTCGACGCCCGCTACGCCGAACGGGTGGGCTACCCGGCCCGCGGCCGGTCGCTGAGCCTCGGTGCGAGGCTGAGCGCGCCCTAG